The following are encoded in a window of Cydia amplana chromosome 20, ilCydAmpl1.1, whole genome shotgun sequence genomic DNA:
- the LOC134657558 gene encoding facilitated trehalose transporter Tret1: MDERTYSYDPVPGAPVCNRPTMEKGQLWRQYVIAGVANIAIASTGYSMGWTSPVNIKLKDANLTDSPLPAPITSNEEAWIGSILTLGAILGPFIGGPLAARVGRKWSLIASSIPLFAGWILIAAASSVAFLYAGRFMWGVGVGMLFTVSPMYCAEIATNDSRGALGSFLQAFITLGFLLVYGIGPFISYRAVAYVGVAFVAAFDLLFFFMPETPIYYLTKNDREAAANCLMTIRGQSRSGVEAELDLMASDVAASMAKTATIADVFRGSNFKAFYISCALVFFQQFCGINAVLFYMTNIFEAAGSGLDSSIATIIIGAVQVGASCVTPFVVDRLGRRMLLLFSACGTTIGLVLLGMFFLLDTLGSPVVASIGFLPILSLVVFIVTYCVGLGPLPWAVMGELFPIEVKAQAAPIATAFCWTLSFLVTRYFGPISDVLGMYVAFWIFGVCCIVAFFFTLFLVPETKGKSFAEIQEMLSGK, translated from the exons CAAACATAGCGATCGCCTCAACGGGTTACTCCATGGGATGGACGTCTCCCGTCAACATCAAGCTAAAAGATGCCAATCTGACGGACTCCCCGCTGCCCGCCCCCATCACCTCTAACGAAGAAGCATGGATCGGTTCCATCCTCACACTTGGAGCTATATTAG GCCCATTCATCGGAGGTCCCTTAGCAGCTCGCGTCGGTCGCAAATGGAGTCTGATTGCCTCGTCCATCCCTCTATTCGCTGGTTGGATCCTGATAGCGGCTGCCAGTTCTGTGGCTTTCCTCTACGCTGGCCGTTTCATGTGGGGCGTCGGTGTCGGCATGCTGTTCACCGTGTCGCCCATGTACTGCGCTGAAATTGCCACG aatgacAGCAGAGGCGCCCTCGGCTCGTTCCTTCAAGCGTTCATCACACTCGGGTTCCTGCTGGTCTATGGAATAGGCCCCTTCATCTCCTACAGAGCCGTGGCGTACGTCGGTGTTGCCTTCGTGGCCGCCTTCGATTTACTATTCTTCTTCATGCCAGAGACGCCCATCTACTATCTTACAAAGA ACGACCGGGAAGCTGCCGCCAACTGCCTGATGACGATCCGGGGCCAGTCCCGCTCAGGAGTGGAGGCTGAACTCGACCTCATGGCCAGCGACGTGGCCGCTTCTATGGCCAAGACGGCTACG ATCGCCGACGTGTTCCGAGGCAGCAACTTCAAGGCGTTCTACATCTCGTGCGCGCTGGTGTTCTTCCAGCAGTTCTGCGGCATCAACGCAGTTCTCTTCTACATGACCAACATCTTCGAGGCCGCTGGCTCTGGCCTGGACTCTTCTATTGCCACCATCATTATTGGAGCGGTGCAG GTGGGCGCGTCGTGCGTGACGCCGTTTGTAGTGGACCGGCTGGGGCGACGCATGCTGCTCCTATTCTCAGCCTGCGGGACCACCATTGGCCTG GTCCTCCTCGGCATGTTCTTCCTCCTGGACACGCTGGGGAGCCCCGTGGTCGCCAGCATCGGGTTCCTGCCCATCCTGTCGCTGGTGGTGTTCATCGTGACGTACTGCGTGGGCCTGGGCCCGCTGCCGTGGGCGGTGATGGGCGAGCTGTTCCCCATCGAAGTGAAGGCGCAGGCCGCGCCCATCGCCACCGCTTTCTGCTGGACTCTGTCCTTCTTGGTCACCAG GTACTTCGGCCCGATCTCGGATGTGCTGGGGATGTACGTGGCCTTCTGGATCTTCGGCGTGTGCTGCATCGTAGCCTTCTTCTTCACGCTGTTCCTGGTGCCGGAGACCAAGGGGAAGAGCTTCGCCGAGATACAGGAGATGCTCTCGGGAAAGTAA
- the LOC134657604 gene encoding erythroid differentiation-related factor 1, whose translation MEEENEYEQKRTKDRSPSPGIKSTAVVKYTAFPSPVSYARLQCNTDLNLPPSNWGAAIDSYGLKQILTGTTPLSSFRMAHMFPDCVGAVDVISGAECIKKLLKLPYQPNGTVSMMVHRVENTLLLDDFDVYDYLMKSEWGWLKDFFYENILKTMSEKERMSLTPTLTHNALQLTHKFLSHSVCVPEAKGPTPGPTPGSYLPDSERSDPPNEHLYNRNVLWTFEDIQMLIGSDLPIFGDKDRPCVSLRLRDAREPINVLTGIDYWLDNLMCNVPEVLMCYHLDGIVQKYEPMKTEDLPNMENSKFSPKVVRNVAQNILSFLKYNATKAGHTYWLFKGPHDDVVKLYDLTSLCPDSLDNPFTTPVAMLLYRVARNMRLTNRSRHVRQLLEQAINLLKVEMYPQIVASSHYMLADLYVPATTNPACPDFKDESSDSESEDPDFEPTEVTSERDTDSVKDETETFNDDIEDNSGGNGDSGDKNESDEKVSDVKVSDGKVSDGKVSDGKVSDGKVSDGKVSDGKVSDGKSECGDGDGEKEEKSLALQMRGLALRDIGDKMKKEEDNKHKGGEAKGLGVEPPDRCGHALRHALKGLLALHNVTIDKCQEEERERLKEQILIEEQHPKMAKPYEPISMNYEPIKQINKTDKEHNSRSRRRKREKKNTKSDYLIEANSNIDKNAILVRKEQKKLQSYSETNRDDNFAWKLHLKTLLYEKICLAYATLAEYSYAHEQYGFSLKYIDLASKCQKLLSNMIIKSKVVDSSCLIGRVGDNFFQLSKNWHRLEHYKKQFETDHDIDSKIKLEIENDLVEEVEGVLTNEFDLDISLPNSELSSMLACCSYYRLALAATSDKRAELQRRLASVTNELAVRYMNDAQQIYAKYNEEDPQDPKAQLLLKQFNTLSKRSLECLDEASAIFEEVNDVPNLALLYCNKGRYLRFKAHCDQGSFDEKKRKLYNTAEELYLTALKLVGRGDTGGVRELVQWELSCHLYTRAVLMQDCPGSRPNEVSEVAEAFNHALKYCQLTPGPRQYLYQFRAAMIHHRLGSLYHSQYRITSEEGPKRRALLNSARTNYMSCTHMFAALEDASMFLTARLEHVALCECSAAVSPNLKLKSLQTAIELLRQSHSIMQLLKHRDPEDLKDTPKSDDQDEKTTNNEHSLLSLFENRLHYILKSIIQYCRSKSNKDYEKMTDMYKKLYSASLKIKKDDDIRIYAGSVCDVLEAMDEISKEFE comes from the exons TTTCCGCATGGCGCACATGTTTCCCGACTGTGTCGGCGCTGTGGACGTGATCTCGGGTGCGGAGTGTATCAAGAAACTGTTGAAGTTGCCCTACCAGCCTAACGGGACC GTGAGCATGATGGTGCACCGCGTGGAGAACACGCTCCTTCTGGACGACTTCGACGTGTACGACTACTTGATGAAATCGGAGTGGGGCTGGCTGAAGGACTTCTTCTATGAGAACATCTTGAAGACCATGTCCGAAAAG GAGCGGATGAGCTTGACGCCTACGCTAACACACAACGCGTTGCAGCTCACACACAAGTTCCTGTCACACAGTGTGTGTGTGCCTGAGGCCAAGGGGCCTACGCCGGGGCCTACTCCTG GGTCCTACTTACCCGATTCGGAAAGATCTGACCCCCCCAACGAGCATCTCTACAACAGGAATGTCCTCTGGACCTTCGAGGACATCCAAATGCTCATCGGAAGCGACCTTCCCATCTTCGGAGACAAGGACAGACCTTGCGTCTCGCTCCGACTCAGGGACGCTAGGGAACCTATCAATGTCCTAACTGGAATAGACTACTGGCTTGATAACCTAATGTGTAACGTACCTGAAGTCCTAATGTGTTACCACCTAGACGGTATAGTACAGAAATATGAGCCAATGAAAACGGAGGATTTACCTAATATGGAAAACTCTAAATTCTCACCGAAAGTCGTTAGAAATGTCGCTCAGAATATACTTTCGTTTCTGAAATATAATGCAACTAAAGCCGGACATACTTATTGGTTGTTTAAAGGTCCACATGATGATGTTGTTAAACTGTATGATTTAACTTCCCTATGTCCGGACAGTTTGGACAATCCGTTCACAACCCCGGTAGCCATgttgttatacagggtggcgagGAATATGAGACTGACGAACAGGTCGAGGCATGTTAGGCAGTTGTTGGAACAGGCGATTAACTTGTTGAAGGTGGAAATGTATCCGCAAATAGTGGCGTCTTCGCATTATATGTTGGCAGACTTGTATGTGCCGGCCACGACCAATCCGGCTTGTCCGGATTTTAAAG atGAAAGCTCAGACTCAGAAAGCGAAGACCCCGATTTCGAACCAACAGAAGTCACGTCAGAGCGAGACACAGATAGCGTAAAAGATGAGACGGAAACATTCAACGACGACATCGAAGACAACAGTGGCGGCAACGGTGACAGTGGTGATAAAAATGAAAGTGATGAAAAAGTCAGTGATGTTAAAGTCAGTGATGGTAAAGTCAGTGATGGTAAAGTCAGTGATGGTAAAGTCAGTGATGGTAAAGTCAGTGATGGTAAAGTCAGTGATGGTAAAGTCAGTGATGGTAAAAGTGAGTGTGGGGATGGTGATGGGGAAAAGGAAGAAAAATCATTGGCGCTTCAAATGAGAGGTTTGGCGCTGAGAGATATTGgggataaaatgaaaaaagagGAG GATAATAAGCATAAAGGTGGCGAAGCCAAAGGTTTAGGCGTGGAGCCTCCCGACCGCTGTGGGCACGCGCTGAGACACGCCCTCAAAGGGCTGCTAGCTCTGCACAATGTTACCATAGACAAGTGTCAG GAGGAAGAAAGAGAAAGATTGAAAGAGCAAATCCTAATAGAAGAGCAACATCCAAAAATGGCGAAACCCTACGAACCGATATCAATGAACTACGAACCGATCAAACAAATAAACAAGACCGACAAAGAACACAACTCACGAAGTCGCCGAAGAAAACGTGAAAAGAAAAACACAAAAAGCGACTATTTAATAGAAGCAAACAGTAATATAGATAAAAATGCAATCTTAGTAAGAAAAGAACAGAAAAAACTACAATCGTATAGTGAAACTAATAGAGATGACAACTTCGCTTGGAAGTTACATTTAAAAACATTGCTATACGAGAAAATCTGCCTCGCATATGCTACTTTGGCTGAATACAGCTACGCACATGAGCAATACGGTTTTTCCTTAAAATACATAGATTTAGCCAGCAAATGTCAAAAGTTATTATCGAATATGATTATAAAAAGTAAGGTGGTCGATTCTAGTTGCCTTATAGGCAGGGTTGGCGATAATTTCTTCCAGTTAAGTAAGAATTGGCATAGACTGGAACATTATAAAAAGCAGTTTGAGACGGATCATGATATTGACAGTAAGATTAAGCTGGAAATTGAGAATGATCTAGTGGAGGAGGTGGAAGGGGTTTTGACGAACGAATTTGATTTGG ACATATCTCTGCCAAACAGCGAGCTGTCTTCGATGTTGGCGTGTTGTTCTTACTATCGTCTCGCTTTAGCCGCGACAAGCGACAAACGGGCAGAATTACAACGGCGACTAGCGTCTGTCACCAACGAGCTAGCCGTTCGATACATGAACGACGCTCAAC AAATCTACGCCAAATATAATGAAGAGGACCCCCAGGATCCAAAAGCTCAGCTCCTACTCAAACAATTCAACACTTTATCGAAACGCTCGCTAGAATGTCTGGACGAGGCGTCCGCCATCTTTGAGGAAGTCAATGATGTACCGAACTTGGCACTGTTGTATTGTAACAAGGGACGATACTTGAGATTTAAGGCACATTGCGATCAGGGCAGTTTTGA TGAAAAGAAGCGTAAACTATACAACACCGCCGAAGAACTATACCTCACTGCTCTGAAGTTAGTCGGGCGAGGCGATACCGGCGGAGTGAGGGAGTTGGTTCAATGGGAGCTGTCCTGCCATCTGTATACTAGAGCTGTGCTCATGCAGGACTGTCCTGGGAGCAGGCCTAAT GAGGTGTCAGAAGTCGCAGAGGCGTTCAACCACGCGCTCAAATACTGCCAACTGACTCCAGGCCCGAGACAGTACCTTTACCAGTTCCGAGCCGCCATGATACATCATCGCTTGGGCTCTTTATATCACTCGCAATACAG GATAACCTCCGAAGAAGGTCCGAAGCGGCGCGCGCTGCTCAACTCGGCTCGAACTAACTACATGTCGTGCACACACATGTTCGCGGCTTTAGAAGACGCCAGCATGTTTCTAACGGCTCGGCTGGAACATGTTGCTTTATGCGAGTGCAGCGCCGCAG TATCACCCAACCTCAAATTAAAGTCCCTCCAAACGGCAATCGAGCTTCTGCGGCAGAGCCACTCCATCATGCAACTCCTCAAACACAGGGATCCTGAGGACCTCAAGGACACACCCAAATCAGACGACCAAGACGAGAAAACCACCAACAACGAACATAGCTTACTTTCCCTATTTGAAAATAGACTACACTACATACTTAAAAGTATCATACAATATTGTAGGTCCAAGTCTAACAAGGATTATGAAAAAATGAccgatatgtataaaaaattgtATTCGGCTagcttgaaaattaaaaaagatgATGATATCAGAATATATGCTGGGAGCGTATGCGATGTTTTGGAAGCGATGGATGAGATCAGTAAGGAATTTGAGTAG